From one Marinobacter sp. LV10MA510-1 genomic stretch:
- a CDS encoding rhodanese-like domain-containing protein, producing MKQLLIAFFIIFGLSVHAFANDEALAVTPQQTFDLVQTQPDQMLFVDVRDPIEIMFIGFTDVAQANIPFLLADRSRFLDDKQRFAMDKNPQFAAQIEAALKAKGLNKDALIITMCRSGSSRGKPSADYLLSQGFTNVKYIDHGFQGSGAKEGKKAGMRIVNGWQNDGLPWSMEINPEKIYRPGQ from the coding sequence ATGAAGCAGCTATTAATCGCATTTTTTATAATTTTCGGACTCAGCGTTCATGCCTTCGCAAATGATGAAGCTTTGGCCGTCACCCCCCAGCAAACTTTTGATCTGGTACAAACACAGCCTGACCAAATGCTGTTTGTGGATGTGCGCGACCCCATCGAAATCATGTTTATCGGCTTTACCGATGTGGCTCAGGCCAACATTCCGTTCTTGCTGGCCGATCGCAGCCGGTTTCTGGACGACAAGCAGCGCTTTGCCATGGACAAAAACCCGCAGTTCGCCGCACAAATTGAAGCCGCTCTGAAAGCCAAAGGCCTGAACAAGGACGCGCTGATTATCACCATGTGCCGCTCGGGTTCTTCACGGGGTAAGCCCAGTGCCGATTACCTGCTGTCCCAAGGTTTTACCAATGTGAAATACATTGATCACGGCTTTCAGGGTAGCGGCGCCAAAGAGGGCAAAAAAGCCGGTATGCGCATCGTTAACGGCTGGCAGAATGACGGCTTGCCCTGGTCTATGGAGATCAATCCGGAAAAGATTTATCGCCCAGGTCAGTAA